In Grus americana isolate bGruAme1 chromosome 4, bGruAme1.mat, whole genome shotgun sequence, one genomic interval encodes:
- the VAX2 gene encoding ventral anterior homeobox 2 isoform X1: protein MSDGGAEPGRSPVLLAEPAATGRAREKAPTRAELESALRGGGGGSGFKDIPGTSAVSPGSSKECAPDSESPSGAGEADYCRRILVRDAKGTIREIVLPKGLDLDRPKRTRTSFTAEQLYRLELEFQRCQYVVGRERTELARQLNLSETQVKVWFQNRRTKQKKDQSRDSEKRSTATSESFATCNILRLLEQGRLLSVPAPPSLLSPTSNPISSPTGNGSSLATPGTTSPGIGSGSSPPGPGAFSLQVPSLASSSSSSSPRLPAAPLCFGGPLLGSLHDLPGTYGLGTSAFEPYTRLERKDNSIPSKKPSP, encoded by the exons ATGAGCGATGGAGGGGCCGAGCCTGGCAGGAGCCCCGTGCTGCTGGCCGAGCCCGCAGCCACCGGGCGGGCCCGGGAGAAAGCGCCCACCCGGGCGGAGCTGGAGAGCGCCCTgcgcggcggaggcggcggcagcggctTCAAGGACATCCCGGGAACGTCGGCGGTCAGCCCCGGCTCCTCCAAGGAGTGCGCCCCGGACAGCGAGAGCCCGTCGGGAGCCGGCGAGGCGGACTACTGCCGCCGCATCCTGGTGCGAG ATGCCAAAGGGACGATCCGGGAGATCGTGCTCCCCAAGGGTCTGGACCTGGACCGGCCCAAGCGGACGCGGACGTCCTTCACGGCGGAGCAGCTCTATCGCCTGGAGCTGGAGTTCCAGCGCTGCCAGTACGtggtgggcagggagaggacgGAGCTAGCGCGGCAGCTCAACCTCTCCGAGACCCAG gtcAAGGTCTGGTTCCAGAACCGACGCACGAAGCAGAAGAAGGACCAGAGCAGGGACTCTGAGAAACGCTCCACCGCCACCTCCGAGTCCTTCGCCACCTGCAACATCCTCCGGCTGCTGGAGCAAGGCCGGCTCCTCTCCGtcccggccccccccagcctcctctctCCCACCTCCAACCCCATCAGCAGTCCGACGGGCAACGGATCCAGCTTGGCCACCCCGGGAACCACGTCCCCCGGGATCGGCAGCGGGAgcagccccccggggccgggagcCTTCAGCCTGCAGGTCCCTTCTCTcgcctcctcctcttcctcctcctcgcccagGCTGCCGGCCGCCCCGCTGTGCTTTGGGGGGCCgctcctgggcagcctgcacgACCTCCCGGGCACTTACGGACTGGGCACTTCTGCTTTTGAGCCTTACACGCGCCTGGAAAGGAAAGACAATTCTATACCCAGCAAGAAACCAAGCCCTTAA
- the VAX2 gene encoding ventral anterior homeobox 2 isoform X2: MFDPAAAPAGMSDGGAEPGRSPVLLAEPAATGRAREKAPTRAELESALRGGGGGSGFKDIPGTSAVSPGSSKECAPDSESPSGAGEADYCRRILVRDAKGTIREIVLPKGLDLDRPKRTRTSFTAEQLYRLELEFQRCQSRSGSRTDARSRRRTRAGTLRNAPPPPPSPSPPATSSGCWSKAGSSPSRPPPASSLPPPTPSAVRRATDPAWPPREPRPPGSAAGAAPRGREPSACRSLLSPPPLPPPRPGCRPPRCALGGRSWAACTTSRALTDWALLLLSLTRAWKGKTILYPARNQALKSK, translated from the exons aTGTTTGATCCCGCCGCGGCGCCCGCAGGGATGAGCGATGGAGGGGCCGAGCCTGGCAGGAGCCCCGTGCTGCTGGCCGAGCCCGCAGCCACCGGGCGGGCCCGGGAGAAAGCGCCCACCCGGGCGGAGCTGGAGAGCGCCCTgcgcggcggaggcggcggcagcggctTCAAGGACATCCCGGGAACGTCGGCGGTCAGCCCCGGCTCCTCCAAGGAGTGCGCCCCGGACAGCGAGAGCCCGTCGGGAGCCGGCGAGGCGGACTACTGCCGCCGCATCCTGGTGCGAG ATGCCAAAGGGACGATCCGGGAGATCGTGCTCCCCAAGGGTCTGGACCTGGACCGGCCCAAGCGGACGCGGACGTCCTTCACGGCGGAGCAGCTCTATCGCCTGGAGCTGGAGTTCCAGCGCTGCCA gtcAAGGTCTGGTTCCAGAACCGACGCACGAAGCAGAAGAAGGACCAGAGCAGGGACTCTGAGAAACGCTCCACCGCCACCTCCGAGTCCTTCGCCACCTGCAACATCCTCCGGCTGCTGGAGCAAGGCCGGCTCCTCTCCGtcccggccccccccagcctcctctctCCCACCTCCAACCCCATCAGCAGTCCGACGGGCAACGGATCCAGCTTGGCCACCCCGGGAACCACGTCCCCCGGGATCGGCAGCGGGAgcagccccccggggccgggagcCTTCAGCCTGCAGGTCCCTTCTCTcgcctcctcctcttcctcctcctcgcccagGCTGCCGGCCGCCCCGCTGTGCTTTGGGGGGCCgctcctgggcagcctgcacgACCTCCCGGGCACTTACGGACTGGGCACTTCTGCTTTTGAGCCTTACACGCGCCTGGAAAGGAAAGACAATTCTATACCCAGCAAGAAACCAAGCCCTTAAATCAAAATGA